The nucleotide sequence GGAGCAAGGGTGGAGGAATGAGAACTTCACCGGCGAtagaagagcaagagcaagagatCCGAGCACTTATAGTGGAGAAGCGGAGAGGACAAGGCTCAGGAGAGTCCCGTCTGCCTCGATCGACATACTTGCCCGTGCCTTATCACTTTGCCTCTCCGGGAGTCATGTGCACGCCACCCTCAGCTGCCTCCATGAAGCGTGCATTGGATGATGGTTCGCCCCCTCGATGGGCCAGAAACCTccacaggtaaggagggatacagagctaaaaacacACCCATAGCCCAATAAGGCCCaagagttcaaaggttggcccatcgatgggttcacaactactctagggcacctttagagtgaggggtggttaACAATGGGCTCACTAGCAGCTAGCACCCAGGCGCACGAGCGCCACGAGCATCCCAACCCATGTTCAAGTCTTGGCCAGAGCACAGTcaatggtttttcctcgaagaaaggcaacaagCTCTTGGGACTGGTTGaacggacctgagaactatatggactcaTCATCAGGactctagagtcggtcaccagctgacccatgctggacccacgtgaatgggaagctagggccccactcagactatcccattaatagctcaccgagcaccatgattcatccatcgaggaaaacatggcatgaCTCAACCCCTCTGTTTTTatcaaaaaatgcttgagggaggaTGACCACAAGACGAGCTGACCCCCTGACCAAACTGCTACTATGAGCAGGGGCTCAggggaagttggactcataaggagactaAGTATGTGGTCGCATATCAATGGTAGGTCGATCAGATCCTATGAAGGGATCGAAATCAATAGAAATCTTTTCTGACCCCAAACCCCGTAGCTGCGTACTCCTGAATAGTTTGATCACAATAGAAAGGAATCATAACCCCACCAAGACATCCCATGGGCCACAAAGGGGGATCAAAGCCCTCAGAGTCCTTCCATCTGAAAAAGCCTTCAAAGAAGTATCCTACTCCTCTGTAGGCTCAGAAGCtagtgtcgggtatcgatattagggaaggctaatggccatgaacaattaactcgcccgaccttgagggcacgggctctgtctcgtccgaccccgaggGTGCAGGCTCTATCttgtccaatccctcatgggGGAGCCCGCCTCGCTTGACCCCTTGAGGGGGgattccacctcgcctgaccctaaggaaaTAGATTCGGTCTCAAGCGGGAGCATAGGCCTCATGAGGGCCGCACCATCTCCAACCACTATGGGTATAAGAGTATGGACCTGAGGTCAAGCTTCCAACACTAGAAAGGGAGTAGGCACATCTCGATGTGACCCGTGGCCACGATGGGCCATACTTGGGAGCTCATGTCGCCGACAGCGTCGAGGAGGCCAACAATATGCTTCCTAACACCATACACGACTTCCATCAGGGGTACCTATTGACCATGCTGCCTATCGGGATAGAATGTGGCGCCACAACCGGCTAACGACACCCATGTGTAGTGCCAGTGGCAAACAGGGCCACAATCGGGACGAAATGTAGCGCCaatgcttaccacaagctctagcacttgacctggctAGACCACTAGTCACCCTTCACATctcactctactagagttgctcttcatagcTCCCGctgggcgagcataatgcccctcacaaagctcttctccggagcatcgcacaagcttcttatgggattcgacggagaccaccaccaagccatctaggaggtggcaacctcaagagtaacaagcaccaccgacttgcaagacaatcacctagtgccactccatgcaacctcatgatgcaattgcactagaatatctcactcactcgatcggatgaacactatcaagctcaagtgagttagagggctcccaagcactaccacataagccaccaaggctatgGTGTGCTCAGCAATGAGCCCAAGGCTGGCCAATGTTTGGTTTTATAGCCCCTAAGAAAAtaaagccgttgtaccccttcactgggcacttttTGAACTGACAGGACTCGCAGGTCATAACGATCGAACACGTAGGTCACAGAGTCCGATCGCTAGGATGATGCCATGCGTCCCTTCTTTTCTAAGCCGACCGTTGGGCTTCAACGGCTAGCTCCCACGTGCGCATACTCTTGACCGAACGCGCCTAGGTCCAATGACTGGACGCATCGAGGCTGAGTCCAGTTACCAACGCATTTCTGCACAATTGACCGGACTCACCTTTATCCTATGATCGGACTCGACTCTATcatcgtccggtcacttctagagaggttctagagagcccttttgatgaccggatgcgtcaggtcatcactgaccggactctctaTGTGTCCGGTCGCTCCTAGACATGTTAAAAATATTGACCAGACTCTGTGACTGGACTCGTAGATGCTGATCGGACGCGCAGGTCGCAGAGTCCGGTCGCAGACCTTTCAACGCTAaaatggctataactcttagctctgaactCTTATTTCAATGAttttagacattttggaaagcttactcagaggtcTACACAttccacatgcatacttgatccaaatcataatGGATCGAAACaatattccaatccaaggaccatcctatagtttggagtacactaaaaaacatttttctcttctctaagttgatccacaacaactctaacttcttctcctttgcaaatgtgccaacaccaccaagtgtacaccaccaagtgcaagtgtgctagcattttcacaaacatttttcaaaggattagtcactcaatttataacgccactcgatcctagcaacattgcaaagttagattactcaagtggcactagatgaccgatatgcaaataagtttgcccctcttgatagtatggccatctatcctaaactcggtcataaacttctctacacacctatgacggGTGAAATAAAATGACTTataggttatacatttgccttgcgcattccattccatctcctccaatgtcgatgcaacacatgcaccaacatgatcaacaatgatatgatctacttcatatcatcatgtgaccttattggttcattgatcttgacctcactttcTCTTCACCGTTGCAttggtccatcggtgccaagtctttgcTCAACCTTCACcaccacatggtccatcgctccaaagcctccaacttgcccttcatgcttgcaactggtccatcaagccaagccttgtcttgatcttttctaccttagtcacatgacttcatgttatgtctcatatgcaatgagctccttcatcacatgtatgagctttgcaacatctctgagccattttcaccaccatgacatatgttgctcagacacatgtacctgtggactaatttcctatgtatctcacatcaaACATAATTactccacctaggttgtcactcaattaccaaaaccaaacaaggacctttcaacagccTACTTTGAGAAGAACAACACATCTGAACATGCCCGCAGTATATTGTATCGGGACTTTCCTGAGTACTATAAGTGAGACTCATAGGGAAAATCATCAATTAGAAGAGCGCAAAAGAATCATTTAAGATAGATTGGAAGAGTTGTATGTGGCAATCCGACCAAAGGGGAGTGATATTATCTTAGGGTGCTTCTAAACCATGTGGCTGATGCAACCTCATTCATTGATCTAAGGACGGTTTCTGGCGAACTCCTACTGACTTTTCGTGAAGCTACAGAAAGAAGGGGCCGCATTGAAGCGGACAACGCGCTGCACGAGGGCCTTGCTGAAGCTACTCTATGGATGATGCCATATGCACTTCGAAGGCTATTTACAACAATCTTGGTATTTTGTGAGCCGAGTGATGCGTTAGAACTCTAGGAAAAGTACAACAAGGCAATGTCAGAGGACTACAGGCGCAATAACTAGTCCAGCTTCGCAgtggagcagatggtcctcatAAATATTTAGAAGTTGTTAGAATCAATGCAGAAGGACATTAAGATGTACCCACTTCCTAATATCGACGACACATATGATACGTCTAGCAATATTCCCAGGGAGATTTTTGAGGAGGCTAGCGTTGAGGCAAGCATTGATGACATGGCACTATCAAAGACCCTTAACAAGGAGCAATAGGCTACCCGCAATGAGATTATGTCTGCTGTTGATAGCAATCATGGGGGTTTGTTCTTTGTGGATGGACCTAGCAGCACTGAAAAGACTTATCTATATAGGGCCCTGCTCACTACTATATGTAGTCAGGACAAGATTGCCATGGCAACAACAACATCTGGTGTTGCTGCCTCAATAATGCCTGGTGGCAAAACCGCCCACTTATGCTTCAAGATTCCCCTCACCCTCAATGATGGGGCCTTTTGTAGCTTCACAAAATAGAGTAGTGCCACCAAGCTACTTCGGACCATATCCCTTATTATTTGGGACAAGGTGACGATGGTGAAGAGGCAAGGTGTCGAGGCGCTAGACAACAGCCTCCGTGATATCATGGACCATCCTAACCTACCATTTGGGGGAAAGACTGTGGTGTTTGGTGGAGATTTTAGGCAGGTTCTCCCATTTATTCAAAGAGGGTCAATGGCTTAAATAGTTGGTGCCCCACTGCGGATGTCGTACCTTTCAAATTCCATGCGACATCTCAAACTGGTGCGCAATATGAGGGCAAAGAGCGACCCATGGTTTGCAAAATACTTGCTATGCATCGGGGGAGGCTCTAAGGAGGCTAATGGTGATGGTGAAATCCGCCTTCCTAATGATATATGCATACCACAGACCGGGGAAGATAGTGATCTTGATACGTTAGTTGACTGCATATTCCCTGCCCTCAATGCCAATATGTCAAACAAGAGCTACATCACCTCACGAGCAATATTATCTCCGCGGAATGACTGGGTTGATATGATTAACATGAAGATGATAAGTCGTTTCCAAGGAGATAAGATGGTGTACCATAGCTTTGACAGTGTAGTGGATGATCCACACAACTACTACCCATCTAAGTTCCTAAATACTTTGACCCCTAACGATATCCCTCCACATGTGTTAAAGCTCAAGATTGGGTGCCCGGTCACATTGCTAAGGAACATCGACCCTGCGGGTGGACTTTGCAATGGAACAAGGCTGGTGGTTCGAGGGTTCCTACGAAATACCATCGATGCAGAAATTATGGTCTGAGACCATGCTGAAAAAGCGAATCTTTCTACCACGGATTCTGTTATGTCCCTTAGATGATGAGATGTTCCCATTCTAGTTCAAGAGAAATCAGTTTTCGGTTAGACTCAGTTTTGCCATGACGGTTAATAAGGCACAGGGGCAGACTATCCCCCATGCTGGTGTGTATTTGCCTGGACTGGTGTTTTATCATGGTCAGTTGTATATTGCGCTATCTAGATCCACTGCCAAATCGAACATTAGGATCTTTGCCGTCTCACCCAGTGATAACAAGGATAAgaaaaaaagacaaaaaaaatagTATATACATGAAAAATATTGTCTACAAGGAGGTCCTCACTCTATGAAAAGATATTGTCTTATGTTTTGTATAACTGTTATATTTTCTCACATTTGTGTCCTTTGTTACAGACATTTGTCGTATCCATCTGCATTTCAGGTAATAGAAGAAGTCTGGGAACCACAGGAGACAAGTATTGTATGATGATCTTGTGGACATGTTACTGATTAGATGTACTTATTATattataatatattttctataacTATATGTGAATTTATGTTTAATTTGTAAGGTGATGGTTATTATTTCTAACATGCCTCTTTTCTTCTATGGTTAATATTTAGCTTTATATCAAATAAATTGTTAATGAATGGATCATATTTTACATATGTTCTATACGTGCGGCTATCTGTCATGAGATTCTATGTATACCCGTATACCCGTAGCAACCCACGGACACTTAGTAGACTTAAAGTCCAGTAGACTTAAAGTCCACGTTAGCTCCCTTAATTTTTGTGAAAGTCTATTTTTTCTCCCTAAACTCTAAAACCAGCTAAACCACCTCCCTGAACTTTCAAAACTGTTCGCTTTACCTCCCTGATGGGTTATAAGCAGTTTTCAAATGcggttttatcttttcttttttatttatttcggctgaatctttaaaaaatcatagtaaatcacacaaaaaatcataaaatagaaaatccaattttattggactccatattagtagatctacatagtgaacatataatatggtatgatttagtacaaaattttttgcTGTAGCATTagatatatatttttctataattaattcatagttatagtttctatggttcaattatggtgaaatttttatcgTGGGATAATTATTGTAtacttgaactgtagtaaaaattttatactcattggattatttataacttagttatagatttatttagttgTATACTTGTTAAAAAGTATTTAtgaatctataactaagttatatatctataactaagttatacatgatccaatgagtataaattttttaccacagttcaagcatacaataattagttcaccataaaaatttcaccacaattgaaccataaaactgtagctatgaattaattaacaaaaaatatagatctaaagctacagtaAAAAGTTTATACTAAAGTatatcatattatatattcactatgtagatctccTCATATGGAGtcaaacaaaattagattttctattttatgatttttctatgacttATTGTGACTTTTGAAAGatttagccaaaataaataaaaaaagataaaatcgtctttgaaaaccgcttatatGGTCAGGGATGTAAAACGAACAGTTTTAAAAATTCATGAAGGTGATTTATCCGATTTTAGAGTTCAGGGAGAAAGCGAAAGTTGAgaggtaatgtggacttttttCAATACACTTTGCCATCGCCGATgaacccaagaaaggtccattAAAGTCGCGCGCTCTTGCTGAAAGGGATCGAATAGACATTTTGGCCCGGCCCATAACAGCACAGAGGCCCGATCCATATTTTCACGAAACCCTAGCACCTCCTATATAAATTCTCAATCGTGCCTCTTCGTCTCTTTCTCGAGCCTAACCCtcacgcgcgccgccgccgctgctacgccCCGCACCTCGCTTGCTTTCCCGTCGCCAAGATGGTACGTCGCTTCACCGTCTTCCTCCCATTCTTCCTGTGAGCAAGATTTCTACCTTCTGTTGTTTGTCGTACGGTGGATGCGTAGTTCTGTCTGGCCGCTTGTTATGATGTGTCGCGCGAGATCTAGCGTTCCACTTCGTGGTCCACCTCCAGTTCGATATGTATTGGGCTAGGCTCCATAGTTTAGTTTTCGGGATAGGAGCATGTCCCGCAATCATACTTCGGATCAGTCGCTCTGTTTTCATATAAGTTGAAGGTCGTTTGTCGTAACACTGGAAATCCGGAATAGCTTGTGCTTAAAGTGCAATTTAGTGCTAGGCTGCCGGTAGGGTCATGCGGGTAGTTGGATTGTGCTAGCCTGGATTGTGCCATTTCGAGTGGCACACTGCTTTTTGTGCAGTGTAGCCTTGTAGGTTTGGAGAAGTTGCTACCTCAGGTTCGCCAGGGTGAGGTGCGAACTGTAAAGGCCACAACACATCAGTGTGGTTTTCATCCTGAGTGCTTGTGCAAGTTCCAGCAGATTGGAAACATACATTTTTAGTAAACTCACTTTGGTCACCTGACACCTTTGCCATGTAATCTGAAGCCACTCTGCTGCACCAGGCAGCATGGAACATGAAAGTAGTATCCAGTGCAAAGATTAACATTTGAATACCTCATGTATAAATCAGTGGCTTATAATACTTTTTCCCCTTGTCTTGATATAGTTGTTATGCCTTTGCTTTTCAAACGTATATATATAGTTTCTCTTGCTGCTATTGGAGAGTGAATGGCAACTAACTCAGCTTAATGTTTTTTAGTGGTCTACATATCTAGTGTTTATTTAAGAAATTATAATTTTTCTCTTGCTCATTGTTAACCTACTTGAGTGTGCACAATCTTTTATATTGATACTAACATTAGTCTTGAAGTTACAATTTTACACTTACCAGTTATATTGCATTGAACAATTCTAGTGAGCAGCTGTGtaatttattttgtttataatgCCTATGCAGACTAAGCGCACCAAGAAGGCCGGAATTGTTGGCAAATATGGTACATGCTCAAAAAATGACATATTTCCCAATTTGTGCGTCCGGGATATGAAGTTAACCTTGCAAATTATAATGTTACAGGAACCAGGTATGGTGCTAGCTTGCGTAAGCAGATCAAGAAGATGGAGGTATCTCAGCATTCCAAGTACTTCTGCGAGTTCTGTGGGAAGGTAGATTTTCTGTTAGTTAGCCTGCTTCTGCATTTGAGTCtgctatttttttaatctattaCACTGCAAACTGTCTTTATGTATTCGTTATCGCCACTACTAGACTGTTATCAACTGTAGGCTGCGGACTGATTTTGAGCACATGAAAGCAATAGGTCTTAAATATATTTGTTTGTTTATTCTCATATTTGAATGGTTTATAATATGTTTAGGCATGTTGAGCAATTTGTTTCTAAGATGTGTCCCACTTTTGTTGTGTTGTCTTTCCAGTTTGCTGTGAAGAGGAAAGCAGTTGGAATTTGGGGATGCAAGGACTGTGGGAAGGTCAAGGCTGGCGGTGCTTACACCATGAAGTAATTATTTGCTGACTCTCATCTTGTGTTCCAAAACCATAATTTGTTAAGCATGGCTAAATTCTGTTATGTATATTTGCAGCACTGCTAGTGCAGTCACTGTCAGGAGCACGATCCGTCGCTTGAGGGAGCAGACTGAAGCATGATTTAGCTCGTTATAGCGGGGTTCTCCTAGTTGCTCTTGTCAGGCATGCTAGGGTCCTCTAGTTGCTGTTGTCAGGAATGTTGGGGTTCTCTAGTTGAATCATGAGACTGGCTGTTTGGCCGAGATAATGCTCTAGCATTTTTGGTGTATGCTCTAGGATCTCTAAAAGTTGGGTGCTAAGATTTGTACTTGGTTACCGTTATGAATTTAACAAGTGATATTTGATCCTTTGCCTGTCTTAATGACGTCAAATTTGGTTGTGGTTTCTACTCTTGGCTGTGTCAATGGTTTGCAGTTCTTGTTGAAACTCTACCGATGTGCTGCGTCTTCTCAAAATAGAAGAGTTCTTTGTTGGTCTGGTGGTTGACTCTCGTTAGCTGAATGTTTAGCTGTCATTAATCATAGGCTGCTATCTTCAATGGAATGGTATAGTTTGAACTACTGACGTATTTACCTGGTGAGTGCTGTTAAATTTATTTTATGAGTAACTTACAATTTTCTGCACAGACGATCCACCCATGATGCAAATGAAATTATTTTCACTGTTGACAAGAGCCACATAATTTCATACACGTGACAGTACATTTCTAAAAtctaaaatatataaaatatagtTATGAAAGTTACAAAAGTTTGGCATGCCGCACCGTCGCAGTTGTTTCTGGATTACTTCACCTCTCAACTTGACGCATCCTCCAGCAGCTTCAACCAACCAATTTCTTGAAACAATGACTACTGACTGAATGTCTCCAATGACAGAGATACAGATCTTGCTGCTTGGCATGGGTTCCCTAATTTTGTCTGGAGATCATACCATTGTTGGTGCTCGTGATAACAGAGCTGTTATTTCTCGGCGATGCTCTATCAATCGCATTTAGTCGATTCAGGACACATTGGCGTCAGTTAGCCAATATATGCAGATAGTACCATCTGATCATACAGCACTCCCACTCCAAAGAAAACACCGAAAGCAATTGCAAAGATGACCTTGCTACTAGCACACAGTTTTGTATAGACAACAGACACTGGACCTGTCTCTGATGGACTGCAGTGGCGACCCAGCATTGCACCACACAGCTTCGGGTTTCCATCGAAGCTAGAATTTGCAAACGTACTAAGCTGGCCTGTAGTTGGAATAGGTCCTTCTAGGTCATTGAAAGAAACATTGAATTTAGATAGAACGTGTAGATTGTTCAGCGCGGCTGGGATTGCACCTGTAAGATGGTTGCTTGACAAGTCGAGCACCAGCAAGTTTGTCAGATTGCAGATCGATTTTGGGATATCTCTGTGTAATCTGTTGAAGCTCAAATTAAGCGAAAGGAGCTCTTTCAAGAGGCCTATATCTGGAGGGATTACGCCCACAAATTCATTGGTTCCTAGGTTGAGCACTTTTGGAAAAGCATTGGCCGGTACTGAAATGTGGTGTCTACATATATTGGTAGCTCAAAGACTCTTGGATCCAAATGTGCTGTGGTCTTCTCTGATCTCATCATTGGCATCTTTATTAAAGATGTTGGAATTTCCCCAGTAAGGCCGTTGTTTGCTAAGTCTAAATAGAACAGGAAGTTTAGGCTGCTGATCCAGTAGGGTATGGGTCCAGTTAGCTGATTGTTATTTAACATTAACATCTCCAAATTTGTGAGCTTGGATAACCACCGAGGTATTTTCCCTGACAAGGAGCACCCACCTATGGAAAGAACCTGAAGATTATCGAAACCATCAATGCTGTCATCATCTGGCATGGTCTCATGCATGAAGGTGGATCCGATCAGAAGAGTGGTCAGTTTCTTGCTGCTCTTAAGGATCTGAAGGGTGTTTGTGATGTTGGTAAAATTGTTTTGGCCAAGGGATAGGAAGGTGAGGGACTTCAGATTACCTATTCTTGGTGAAAGTTGCCCATTTAAGTTGTTGCCAGATAACCTCAATGCAGTCAAATTTCTGCAAGAGTATATGCTTTCCGGAACCGCGCCGGTGAAGTTGTTGTACAGAAGGTCTAAAGTTCTGAGATTGTGCAGGGTAGAGAAATTGACCTTGCCAAGCAATCCACTGAAGCTGTTGCCCTTGAGGTTGATGGTTATAAGGTCTGTGCAGTTGCTCAGGGTTGATGGCAATTCCCCAGACATGCTGTTGTAGTCCAAATGGAGTTCCTGCAATCTCTTGAGCTGACCTATGGAGCCTGGAATCTTGCCCCTCAATTTGTTTGCTCCAAGATCAAGGATGACCAAATCAAGCAGTTTGGCTATATGCGCGCCATCAAGTATTCCTTGTAAACCATTGTTGGGAAAAGAGAGGCACTCCAGCGAGGTAGCATTGAAGAGCTCATCAGGGAGATTTCCATTCAGGTGGTTGTGTCCAACCTTGAGCACTCTTAGCATGGAACAAGCACCAAGACCAGGGGGTATTCTCTCCCTAAACTGGTTGTAACTGAGATCAAGAACCATCAAGGACGGCGAGTTTTTGCAGAAATGAGTTGTCATCTGCCCGGTAAAGCTGTTGTTACTGGCATTAAGCGCAACCAGGCTCTCCATCACCTTCCATGTAGTGTATGGAAACTGTCATGTAAACAAGTTGCTTGAGATGTTCAGTACCTGCATTGGTAGATCAGGAACTGACGAGCTCAGCTCTTGCACTTGCAGGTTCCCAGTGAGGCAGTTGAAGCTGACATCAAGTAGAATGAGGCTGCTGTGAGACACCAATTCCTGCGGCAGGTAACCACACAACGAGTTGTGGGAGAGATTGAGTCGCTGCAGGGCGGTGAGGTTGCCAAGGGTCGCTGAGATGTGGCCCTGAAGGTTTCTGGAAGCCAGAAAGACATCGACGACTGCGCCATCTGAATCGCAGGTGATCCCTTCCCATTTGCAGCAGTCCATGCCGTTCCGCCATGAACCGGCGAGGCCACCGTCCTGGGAGAGCGCAGCGACGAACTGGAGCAGGAGCtctcctcttgctccgtgcaagAGGTGGCATGAGAGGCCATAGAGAGAACCATCGCCAGGACAAAAGTAAACAGGTGCATGGCTAACCACCTCATGCTGCTGCTGGTGTTGTAAGAAGAATGCCGTATTGGATTAATGATTTCCCTGAAGTGATGAACTCTTTGCACTTAGTATAAACAAAAGTCCTCGATAGCACAGAGCCTCCTTGTATGCTGTTGTTTTATATCATGGTCAAACTACTGCTGTTTAGACTTGTTGACGGGCATGGCTTTTGACCAATTCAGTAATGACCAAAGATTATTTTGCACTCGATAAACACCACCTGCAAAAAGAAACTATTTGCATCTGTCATATGTTGAAATGTTGCCGGTGTGTATTTGACA is from Miscanthus floridulus cultivar M001 chromosome 7, ASM1932011v1, whole genome shotgun sequence and encodes:
- the LOC136462738 gene encoding large ribosomal subunit protein eL43z isoform X1 gives rise to the protein MPMQTKRTKKAGIVGKYGTRYGASLRKQIKKMEVSQHSKYFCEFCGKFAVKRKAVGIWGCKDCGKVKAGGAYTMNTASAVTVRSTIRRLREQTEA
- the LOC136462738 gene encoding large ribosomal subunit protein eL43z isoform X2, producing MTKRTKKAGIVGKYGTRYGASLRKQIKKMEVSQHSKYFCEFCGKFAVKRKAVGIWGCKDCGKVKAGGAYTMNTASAVTVRSTIRRLREQTEA
- the LOC136465186 gene encoding uncharacterized protein, with the translated sequence MSYLSNSMRHLKLVRNMRAKSDPWFAKYLLCIGGGSKEANGDGEIRLPNDICIPQTGEDSDLDTLVDCIFPALNANMSNKSYITSRAILSPRNDWVDMINMKMISRFQGDKMVYHSFDSVVDDPHNYYPSKFLNTLTPNDIPPHVLKLKIGCPVTLLRNIDPAGGLCNGTRLVVRGFLRNTIDAEIMV